The Cloeon dipterum chromosome 3, ieCloDipt1.1, whole genome shotgun sequence genome includes a region encoding these proteins:
- the Syx17 gene encoding syntaxin-17, producing MSADGRDKKPLKWLEVPIERLNKEAVPFHVDQLNRHRLNILKFQRNDNWELAHKEYLEATRAVQQLKALIFDIDGLRAQACVEDRPEFARRTQKSTDSIQKAIQAFAELDKPVPRLTSSGSPVEDWPCEGPLENAELPPLRVQLSLGDEERALAKQEATLHAYNRLQADFEDLNLIFRDFSKMADAQAEPVQLIEQNVEVAAIEVAEGNRILAAAVRTKAVTLPMIGALIGGAVAGPIGVLAGMKVAAIAGLSGGILGFTGGKMLRDKEIASVTEQLEDKTEEVEEGTEAETGGKALEVQPRTVVGFIS from the exons ATGTCAGCGGACGGAAGAGACAAAAAGCCCCTGAAGTGGCTCGAGGTGCCAATCGAGAGGCTGAACAAGGAAGCTGTGCCTTTCCACGTAGATCAGCTTAACAGGCACAGGCTCAACATTCTCAAg TTTCAACGCAATGACAATTGGGAGCTCGCCCACAAAGAGTACTTGGAGGCAACGCGTGCTGTGCAACAGCTGAAAGCTCTCATCTTTGATATTGATGGGCTCAGGGCGCAGGCCTGTGTCGAAGATCGCCCTGAGTTTGCTCGACGAACTCAAAAGTCCACTGACAGTATTCAAAAAGCAATCCAGGCCTTTGCTG AACTTGACAAGCCAGTGCCTCGACTGACGTCTTCCGGTAGCCCTGTTGAGGATTGGCCATGCGAGGGGCCTCTCGAGAATGCCGAGCTGCCACCTTTGCGCGTGCAACTGAGCCTGGGCGACGAGGAGCGCGCGTTGGCCAAGCAAGAAGCTACCCTGCACGCGTACAACCGACTGCAGGCGGACTTCGAGGACCTCAACCTCATCTTCAGGGACTTTTCCAAGATGGCTGATGCACAGGCTGAACCTGTGCAGTTAATCGAGCAGAATGTCGAGGTTGCCGCCATCGAGGTGGCCGAGGGCAACCGCATTCTGGCCGCCGCGGTGCGGACCAAGGCGGTCACGCTCCCCATGATCGGCGCCCTAATCGGCGGCGCAGTCGCTGGACCCATCGGCGTGCTCGCAGGAATGAAAGTGGCAGCCATTGCTGGCTTATCTGGAGGAATCCTTG GTTTTACGGGCGGAAAAATGCTGAGAGACAAAGAAATCGCGAGCGTGACCGAACAGCTGGAGGACAAGACTGAAGAAGTTGAAGAAGGCACTGAAGCCGAAACTGGCGGTAAGGCTCTTGAAGTGCAGCCACGGACAGTAGTAGGATTCATATCCTGA
- the LOC135939453 gene encoding hepatic lectin-like, with product MLLRGAALPVLIAVFTLFTPPTISAPPENQNAVSNCPSTSLISSAKLLSNGKKYFFKTNGLTWNKAKKHCEDNKMHLPSIKSLAQLEEIHATAKAIDGNIWWVAANDVGRGPGNFKWENGKDLALDSSWWREGQPRSYRTANESCVFFSTHFDEKLWDGDCNFIYYSVCELNDGC from the exons ATGTTGCTCAGAGGCGCGGCTCTTCCCGTATTGATTGCGGTTTTTACATTATTCACTCCGCCAACAATATCCGCTCCCCCGGAAAATCAG aatgcCGTTAGCAACTGTCCTAGCACAA GTTTGATCAGCTCGGCAAAACTGCTGTCCAATGGCAAGAAGTACTTCTTCAAAACGAATGGG ctGACTTGGAACAAGGCAAAGAAACATTGCGAGGACAATAAAATGCATCTGCCATCAATTAAATCTTTAGCACAGCTGGAAGAAATACACGCAACAGCCAAAGCCATCGATGGaa ATATTTGGTGGGTAGCCGCCAACGATGTCGGACGTGGACCTGGCAACTTCAAATGGGAAAACGGGAAAGATTTGGCACTGGACAGTTCGTGGTGGAGGGAAGGACAGCCGCGATCGTATCGCACAGCAAACGAGTCTTGCGTCTTTTTCTCCACTCATTTCGATGAAAAACTGTGGGACGGCGATTGCAACTTCATTTACTACTCTGTTTGTGAGCTGAATGACGGctgctga
- the LOC135939740 gene encoding apoptosis-inducing factor 3-like, translating to MGSMSCKEKAATMTAGSEDFLEAVVAESADLAEGQMKEVEVAENVKILLARSKGGTVNAIGAKCSHYGAPLVKGALGDGRVRCPWHGACFNLATGDIEDFPGLDGVPSYEVRELDGKIVVRARRKDLQSNKRTCHMVPKDENNKKTAVVIGGGAAGATCVESLRQAGFSGRIILLCAEDCLPYDRPKLSKALDTEAAKIALRDGKFYQDNGIDVRLGAVVEAVNSAEKTVTIVGGEVVSFDALVVASGSMARGVQNLPGGNLKNIFTLRTVKDANQIASIAKDKRAVIIGNSFIGMEVAAYLKGKAASVVVVGRSSAPFEAVLGADVAGAVLRLFTDAGIEHLGGRQVSAFEPDNVNQEQVSGVRLDDGRLLDADIVIAGIGATPCTAFLKNSSVELDKNDCVIVDQNMQTNVKGIFAAGDVTAAPLSLNGEMLAAPVNIGHWQLSHFHGKVAGRSVAAFLADQPQDLAVLDAVPFFWTMLFGKSIRYAGYGAGFEEVHLTGDLTQLQFVAYYLKGGKAVAVASLNSDPVAAQFAEHLSGKRPPITKEKLLQDHTYWLKL from the exons ATGGGATCAATGAGTTGTAAAGAAAAAGCGGCCACAATGACAGCAGGCAGTGAAGACTTCCTCGAGGCCGTTGTCGCCGAGTCTGCAGACCTGGCTGAAGGACA GATGAAGGAAGTGGAAGTGGCCGAGAATGTGAAAATCCTATTGGCACGCAGCAAGGGCGGCACTGTCAACGCCATCGGCGCCAAATGCTCCCACTACGGTGCCCCGCTGGTCAAGGGCGCGCTCGGCGACGGCCGCGTTCGTTGTCCTTGGCACGGGGCCTGCTTCAACCTGGCCACAG GCGATATCGAGGATTTTCCCGGTCTGGACGGCGTGCCGAGCTACGAGGTGCGTGAGCTGGATGGCAAAATCGTGGTGCGCGCGCGCAGGAAGGACCTTCAGAGCAACAAACGCACTTGCCACATGGTGCCCAAGGACGAGAACAATAAAAAGACAGCCGTCGTAATTGGAGGAG gGGCCGCTGGTGCAACTTGTGTAGAATCTCTTCGTCAGGCTGGCTTCTCAGGCCGAATAATACTTCTGTGCGCTGAAGACTGCCTCCCATATGACCGACCTAAGCTGAGCAAGGCCTTGGACACTGAAGCAGCCAAAATCGCTCTAAGGGATGGCAAGTTCTACCAG gATAATGGAATTGATGTTCGTCTGGGGGCAGTTGTGGAAGCGGTCAACTCCGCAGAGAAGACGGTTACTATTGTCGGAGGGGAAGTCGTCAGTTTTGATGCGCTTGTTGTTGCTTCAGGTTCGAT GGCGAGAGGAGTGCAGAATTTGCCTGGCGGAAACTTAAAGAATATTTTCACTCTGCGAACCGTGAAAGATGCGAACCAGATTGCCAGCATTGCGAAGGACAAACGGGCTGTCATCATAGGAAACTCATTCATTG GTATGGAGGTCGCCGCATACTTGAAAGGCAAAGCAGCGTCTGTGGTAGTGGTCGGAAGGTCTTCAGCACCTTTCGAAGCAGTCTTGGGTGCCGATGTGGCTGGGGCCGTGCTTCGCCTTTTCACGGACGCGGGCATTGAACATCTTGGTGGTCGCCAGGTGTCGGCCTTTGAGCCTGATAACGTCAACCAAGAGCAGGTGTCGGGCGTTCGCCTCGATGACGGCCGCCTGCTCGACGCGGACATCGTGATTGCTGGCATTGGCGCAACGCCTTGCACTGCGTTCCTCAAGAATTCCAGTGTTGAGCTTGACAAAAATGATTGCGTCATCGTTGACCAG AACATGCAGACCAACGTGAAAGGCATTTTCGCAGCAGGCGACGTCACGGCTGCTCCTCTGTCTCTGAACGGCGAGATGCTGGCCGCGCCAGTCAACATTGGCCACTGGCAACTGTCCCATTTCCACGGCAAGGTGGCTGGCCGCAGTGTGGCCGCCTTCTTGGCGGACCAACCCCAGGATCTGGCGGTTCTCGACGCCGTCCCCTTCTTCTGGACCATGCTCTTTGGCAAGAGCATTCGTTACGCAG GCTACGGGGCTGGATTTGAGGAGGTGCACCTCACAGGCGATTTGACGCAGTTGCAGTTTGTGGCGTACTACTTGAAGGGTGGAAAAGCGGTTGCCGTGGCCTCCCTCAACTCGGACCCGGTGGCCGCACAGTTTGCCGAGCACTTGTCGGGCAAGCGACCGCCCATCACCAAGGAGAAACTGCTCCAAGACCATACCTACTGGCTAAAGTTGTGA